The Gammaproteobacteria bacterium genome window below encodes:
- the tolB gene encoding Tol-Pal system beta propeller repeat protein TolB — MKTFVRVMALGMFLFMGQSAYAVLEIEITQGVEGALPIAITVFAGDTYSAPEAIETIVRNDLARSGFFDVLDKQRFPQVAVNSSQLNFKAWRDTGVESLLLGKIIQAGEGQYRIEFQLIDLIRKKRLLGNVIPAGTKDVRKVGHKISDLVFETLTGIRGAFSTRVAYVSTISQGDSKKYVLQIADADGYNARTIFSSSKQILSPAWSPDGSRLAYVSFESGNSAIYIQDIIQGTRAKVSAKKGINSAPSWSPNGRQLALTLSAAGSPDIYILDIAAKNLKRLTSGPAIDTEPSWMPDGKTLLFTSDRSGGPQIYQVSANGGKAQRLTFDGKYNAAADVSPDGRYLALVNNSGNGFRVAVMDMQSKAMRVISNGNLDEGPSFAPNGSMIMFATSDQGRGVLAAVSADGRVKQKLRLTEGDVREPSWSPFR, encoded by the coding sequence ATGAAAACTTTTGTTAGAGTAATGGCCTTGGGTATGTTTCTTTTTATGGGGCAAAGTGCATATGCAGTTTTAGAAATTGAAATTACTCAAGGTGTTGAAGGCGCGTTGCCGATAGCGATTACTGTTTTTGCTGGCGATACTTATTCCGCACCAGAAGCAATCGAAACTATTGTTCGAAATGATTTAGCAAGAAGTGGGTTTTTTGATGTGCTCGACAAACAGCGTTTTCCTCAAGTGGCAGTTAACTCATCACAGTTAAATTTTAAGGCTTGGCGTGATACTGGAGTAGAGAGTTTATTGCTTGGAAAAATTATTCAGGCAGGTGAGGGTCAATATCGCATTGAATTTCAGTTAATCGATTTAATCAGAAAGAAAAGATTATTAGGTAATGTGATTCCGGCTGGCACTAAAGACGTACGCAAAGTTGGGCATAAAATTAGCGATTTGGTTTTTGAAACTTTAACGGGTATACGAGGTGCATTCAGTACTCGTGTAGCGTATGTAAGTACGATAAGCCAAGGCGATTCAAAAAAATATGTATTACAAATTGCGGATGCGGATGGTTATAACGCTCGAACTATTTTTTCTTCCAGCAAACAAATTTTGTCTCCAGCCTGGTCTCCAGATGGTTCGCGCCTAGCCTATGTTTCATTTGAAAGTGGCAACTCAGCGATATATATACAAGATATAATTCAAGGTACGCGTGCAAAAGTATCTGCAAAAAAAGGCATCAATAGTGCGCCCTCCTGGTCTCCAAATGGAAGGCAATTAGCGCTAACCTTATCAGCTGCTGGCAGTCCTGATATCTATATATTGGATATAGCGGCAAAGAATTTAAAGCGACTCACAAGTGGCCCTGCGATCGATACCGAACCGAGTTGGATGCCAGACGGAAAAACTTTATTATTCACTTCTGATCGAAGTGGAGGTCCACAGATATATCAGGTATCAGCCAATGGAGGAAAAGCTCAACGGCTGACGTTTGATGGCAAGTATAATGCTGCCGCAGATGTCTCACCAGATGGTCGTTATCTTGCCTTGGTGAACAATAGTGGTAATGGGTTTCGCGTAGCGGTTATGGATATGCAATCAAAGGCTATGCGAGTCATTAGTAATGGTAATTTAGATGAAGGGCCTAGTTTTGCACCTAATGGAAGTATGATTATGTTTGCAACTTCTGATCAGGGTCGTGGAGTTTTAGCTGCCGTAAGTGCAGATGGGAGAGTTAAACAGAAACTACGTTTAACCGAAGGCGATGTGCGTGAACCGTCATGGTCACCATTTCGTTAA
- the pal gene encoding peptidoglycan-associated lipoprotein Pal: MTKQLLIVFFISLFLTLGACSSSTKQMPGDVISDDYEGGDPSLDDASTAGLDGEGGLTMGSLDDVISQSGNVVYFDYNSAEIRDESLPLIMAAAESLSTNPASQLRLEGHADERGTREFNLALGEQRAQTVRDLIMLQGVSGNQLDIVSYGEEKPAVIGSGEQSWQQNRRVEIIQ, encoded by the coding sequence ATGACTAAGCAACTACTTATAGTATTTTTTATAAGTTTATTTTTAACATTGGGTGCATGTAGTTCCAGTACCAAGCAAATGCCTGGCGATGTAATCAGTGATGATTACGAAGGTGGTGATCCTTCTTTAGACGATGCGTCAACAGCAGGTCTTGATGGTGAAGGTGGCTTGACTATGGGTAGCCTTGACGATGTGATTTCCCAATCCGGTAATGTTGTGTATTTTGATTACAACAGTGCTGAAATTCGTGATGAGTCGTTACCATTAATAATGGCGGCTGCAGAGTCACTAAGCACTAATCCGGCATCACAACTTCGTTTAGAAGGTCATGCGGATGAGCGTGGCACACGTGAGTTTAATCTTGCCTTGGGCGAGCAACGTGCACAAACTGTACGTGATTTAATTATGCTGCAAGGTGTAAGTGGTAATCAGCTCGACATTGTGAGCTATGGTGAAGAAAAACCTGCGGTGATAGGTTCGGGCGAACAGTCATGGCAGCAAAACAGAAGAGTTGAAATCATTCAGTAA
- the ybgF gene encoding tol-pal system protein YbgF — protein sequence MERKLRMKCKLFGSRLLVTLVLMQVSTMAAAHKANNERLDTMDARMQRVERVANSEALVNLSQRINVLQREIQQLRGENEQLTHELNTLKSRQREQYLDIDRRLQASGPVSMSDSRSASEGVLLDNNAANQVQTSGDINNSNHQVATTSGTIVSNSASNDAAQDYKTAFTLLKQGKYDDSIVAFNGFLQTHSQSKYASNAQYWLAEANYVSKRYPQALSEFTKVIEQYPASSKVADAKLKLGFTHYELGQYEESRIELTRLRAQFPNSSVASLAQQRLDRMAREGH from the coding sequence ATGGAAAGAAAGTTAAGGATGAAGTGTAAATTATTTGGGTCAAGGCTATTGGTGACACTTGTTTTAATGCAAGTGTCAACCATGGCAGCTGCCCACAAGGCTAATAACGAGCGACTCGATACGATGGATGCAAGAATGCAACGTGTCGAGCGAGTTGCGAATAGTGAAGCTTTGGTTAATTTGTCACAGCGTATAAACGTGTTACAGCGCGAAATACAGCAATTACGAGGTGAGAATGAGCAGCTTACACATGAGTTAAATACTCTGAAATCGCGCCAACGCGAGCAGTATTTGGATATTGATCGACGTTTGCAGGCATCTGGACCAGTGTCTATGTCTGATAGCCGTAGTGCTAGTGAAGGTGTGTTGCTTGACAATAATGCCGCAAATCAAGTTCAAACCTCTGGCGATATTAATAATTCAAATCATCAAGTAGCTACAACAAGTGGCACTATTGTTTCTAATAGCGCTTCAAATGATGCAGCACAAGATTATAAGACTGCATTTACTTTGCTTAAACAAGGTAAGTATGACGATTCCATTGTGGCGTTTAATGGTTTTCTGCAAACCCATTCGCAAAGTAAATATGCATCCAATGCGCAGTATTGGTTGGCTGAAGCAAACTATGTATCTAAACGCTATCCGCAAGCCTTATCTGAATTTACTAAAGTTATTGAGCAATATCCTGCGAGTTCTAAAGTGGCAGATGCTAAATTGAAGTTGGGTTTTACTCATTATGAGCTGGGTCAATATGAAGAATCTCGAATTGAGCTAACTCGCTTACGTGCACAGTTTCCGAATTCAAGTGTTGCGAGCTTAGCTCAGCAGCGATTAGATAGGATGGCCAGAGAGGGCCATTAA
- the queE gene encoding 7-carboxy-7-deazaguanine synthase QueE: MTATIATLGTQPQADKLRITEIFASIQGESTSVGMPTVFVRLTGCPLRCQYCDTAYAFSGGNWMQFDEITSKVAAFNLKHVTVTGGEPLAQKSCLSLLSTLCDQDYKVSLETSGALDISEVDPRVIKVMDIKTPASQEASKNRWENISYLREQDQVKFVICNQSDYVWAKNIVVEHQIRDRCEVLFSPMMEVEESNVDPLEAKQLAEWIVQDQLDVRFQMQLHKILWGNVPGK, encoded by the coding sequence ATGACTGCTACTATTGCTACCTTGGGCACACAACCGCAAGCAGATAAGCTTCGTATTACTGAAATATTCGCGTCAATTCAAGGTGAATCAACCAGTGTTGGTATGCCTACTGTTTTTGTGCGTTTAACGGGTTGCCCCTTGCGTTGCCAATATTGTGATACTGCCTATGCGTTTAGTGGTGGTAATTGGATGCAGTTTGATGAAATTACTTCAAAAGTTGCAGCCTTTAATCTAAAACATGTAACGGTAACCGGTGGAGAGCCACTGGCACAAAAATCTTGTTTAAGTTTGCTTAGTACTCTGTGCGATCAAGATTACAAGGTTTCTCTTGAAACCAGTGGCGCATTAGACATCAGTGAAGTGGATCCTCGTGTAATTAAAGTGATGGATATAAAAACGCCAGCGTCACAAGAGGCGAGTAAAAATCGTTGGGAAAATATCAGTTATCTACGTGAACAAGATCAAGTCAAGTTTGTAATCTGTAATCAATCTGATTACGTTTGGGCAAAAAATATAGTTGTGGAACATCAGATAAGAGATCGTTGCGAGGTTCTGTTTTCACCTATGATGGAAGTGGAAGAAAGCAATGTTGATCCATTAGAGGCTAAACAATTAGCAGAATGGATTGTGCAAGATCAACTTGATGTACGCTTTCAAATGCAACTGCATAAAATACTTTGGGGAAACGTTCCTGGTAAATAA